The genomic window CAGGATCATAGAGCCGCGGGCATGATGCCCGCGCTTGCATCTGACGATCGCAACCAGCCATCGAGCCGCCGAAACCGGAAACTTTCGAAGCCGAATGTTCTCGCATGGTCGTTCGCGTTCCGGCTTCGTCAAATGAAGAATATTATCGCCGGGCACGCCTCAATTACAGCGCGGATTTATAAGAACTTTTGAACAAACGGCAACGGCTTTTTAAGGGGGCGTTAAGATTAGCGCCCTCTCATGAGAAGCCCGCATTTCTGGATTATGTCGTAGGAACCGGTCCCGGAAACCATCTTTTCTGCGCGTTGCAAACGTTTCCGCTCCAGGATCGGCTGGTAAACCTGCCGCCACACCGTGATCTCCTGCATCCGTTCGCAGGCTAAGAAATGCGCGGCGACGCAAGCCTCACAAAAGCTTGCCGACAGGAAAAGGCAGCTGACGCCATAAAATCGCGCGCAAGGGATCGAATCGCTTTCGGTAAAGAAAAAGGGCGACCTCAAGGGCCGCCCTTCCTGTTCCGGATGCCGGAATGATCGTCAGTGCAGGCTTTGGCCTATCACATCACGTCCATACCGCCCATGCCGCCCGGTATAGCCGGAGCGTCCTTTTTCGGCAGTTCGGCGATCATGGCTTCGGTGGTGACGCTAAACGGCGTGATCACGGAAGAGGAGAAGGTAGCTGTAGATGCGCTCGGTCGGATGTTGGAAGGGATCAGCAATGAGACGCGTCACTTCCAAAGTGAGGCTGAATATATTCAGTCAGGATGCGCAATGCGTATCAGACCCGTAGCGCAGAACGCCCTAAAGGCATTTCTTTCCGTGGTCGGTTTTCCGAGGATCAAGAAGAACTCCCTCCAGGCATCGAGAAATCAAACCTTAGGCTAAACGCAGTATTGTCAATCCAGCCGGCGAAGTGATCGGAAACCCAGATGACGAAATCGAAAGTGATTGGATCAGTTTCCGTATATTTCCACGGTGACAATCTTGATCCGGCCAGCGTGACGCAGTTCCTGGGTGTCAATCCTGAGGCGCAGTGGAAAGCTGGCGAGGAAAGATCTTTAGCCAGTGGTGCGACAGCGCGTGCACGAACAGGTATGTGGACGCTATCGGCTGCGCTTTCAAATTACGATGTGAGTGAAGCGCTAAATAGACTCGTAAATGCGCTCGGAAGGAATTTTCCAGGTGTCCTATCATTACCAGGCATAGAAAGTGGTTATGCGGACATTTTCGTATGTATCAGTCGAGATATGTCGGATGCGGGATATACGGTAAAGCTCCACAACACGGATATCGCATCAGTATCGGACGCCGGTCTAGATATACAATTGACGGTGTCAGTGGATGAAGATTGAAGTTCGGTTCCTCACAGATTTCCAGAGCTGAATTAGAACGCCGAACGGAGGCTGTCGGCGAAGGGCAAGCGTTCGGGATAAAAGACTGGCCGCCAAAGAAAAGGGCGACCCGTGGGCCGCCCTTCCTATTCCGGATGCCGGAATGGGTAGTCAGTGAAGGCTTTCGCCTATCACATCATGTCCATTCCACCCATGCCGCCCATGCCGCCCGGCATAGCCGGAGCGTCCTTCTTCGGCAGTTCGGCGATCATGGCTTCGGTGGTGATCAGCAGCGATGCAACGGAAGCGGCATCCTGAAGGGCGGTGCGAACGACCTTAACCGGGTCGATGATACCCATGCCGATCATGTCGCCATATTCGCCGGTCTGGGCGTTGTAACCCCAGTTGTCCTGATCCTTGTCGAGGATCTTGCCGATGACGATCGAAGCTTCGTCGCCAGCGTTTTCAGCGATCTGGCGAGCCGGAGCCTGCAGAGCGCGACGAACGATGTTGATGCCGGCTTCCTGGTCGTCGTTGATACCCTTGGAGGTGATCTTGACGGAAGAACGGAGCAGGGCAACGCCGCCGCCCGGTACGATGCCTTCCTGAACGGCAGCGCGCGTCGCGTTGAGGGCGTCGTCGATGCGGTCCTTCTTTTCCTTCACTTCGACTTCCGTCGAGCCGCCGACGCGGATGACGGCAACGCCGCCGGCGAGCTTGGCAAGGCGTTCCTGCAGCTTCTCGCGGTCGTAGTCGGAGGTGGTTTCTTCGATCTGAGCCTTGATCTGGGCAACACGGCCTTCGATGTCGGACTTGGCGCCCGAACCGTCGACGATCGTGGTGTTTTCCTTGGAGATCGAAACCTTCTTGGCACGGCCGAGCATGTCGAGCGTGACGCTTTCGAGCTTGATGCCGAGATCTTCGGAGATGACGGTGCCGCCGGTCAGGATGGCGATGTCTTCCAGCATGGCCTTGCGGCGGTCGCCGAAGCCAGGAGCCTTGACGGCTGCGATCTTGAGGCCGCCGCGCAGCTTGTTGACGACGAGCGTAGCAAGAGCTTCGCCTTCGACGTCTTCAGCGATGATGAGGAGCGGCTTGCCGGTCTGGACGACGGCTTCGAGAACCGGGAGCATCGACTGCAGGTTCGAAAGCTTCTTCTCGTGGAGGAGAATGAAGACGTCTTCGAGATCGGCGATCATCTTTTCCGGGTTGGTCACGAAGTAGGGGCTGAGGTAGCCGCGGTCGAACTGCATGCCTTCGACGACTTCGAGTTCGGTTTCGGCGGTCTTGGCTTCTTCAACCGTGATGACGCCTTCGTTGCCGACCTTCTGCATGGCTTCGGCAATGTCGAGACCGACCTGACGCTCGCCGTTTGCGGAGATCGTGCCGACCTGGGCGACTTCTTCCGAGGTGTTGATCTTCTTGGCCTTGGCCTGGAGATCCTTGACGACTTCGGCAACGGCGAGATCGATGCCGCGCTTCAGGTCCATGGGGTTCATGCCGGCGGCAACGGCCTTGGCGCCTTCGCGAACGATCGCCTGGGCAAGAACGGTTGCGGTCGTCGTGCCGTCGCCAGCGATGTCGTTGGTCTTCGAAGCAACTTCGCGGACCATCTGGGCGCCCATGTTTTCGAACTTGTCTTCGAGTTCGATTTCCTTGGCGACCGAAACGCCGTCCTTGGTGATGCGCGGCGCACCGAAGGACTTGTCGATGATGACGTTACGGCCCTTCGGGCCGAGCGTGACCTTCACTGCATCGGCGAGAATGTCGACGCCGCGCAGCATCTTTTCGCGCGCGGTGCGGCCAAACTTGATTTCTTTAGCTGCCATGTTTGTGACTCCTGAATTCGATTTGTTCGGGCAAAAGCCCGTCAGTCATTTCGGGAAAGCGGGTCGGCCGATCAGCCGATGATGCCCATGATGTCGGCTTCCTTCATGATCAGAAGGTCTTCGCCGTTGATCTTGACTTCGGTGCCGGACCACTTGCCGAACAGGACGCGGTCGCCAGCCTTGACGTCGAGCGCGACGACCTTGCCGGACTCGTCACGAGCGCCGGAGCCGACGGCGACGATTTCGCCTTCCTGGGGCTTTTCCTTGGCGGTATCGGGAATGATGATGCCGCCTTTGGTCTTCTCTTCGGACTCGACGCGACGAACGACGACGCGGTCGTGAAGCGGACGGAAATTGGTGCTTGCCATTGTCTAATCCCTCGATCGAATGACATTCGCGGACCGGAGCGGTCCACATGGATAAGTGTTAGCACTCCTCTATAGTGAGTGCTAGCGCTCGAGCATTTAGGGATGGCTCCGAGAGGAGTCAATGAGAGCAATCACGAATTTTTGTGCCGGAATTGTGAAGAGGCGGCGAATTATCGGAGATTCCGACTGAAACCGTGCCGCGGCCGATATCCCTGCTTGTCGGATTGCGGTTCAAGAGCTTCGCATTGCCGGCAGCGAAGAAAATGCCTTGCCATCGCGTTGCGCCTTTGCAATGTCACCGGTGACTGAAGCAAATCGGGAAATCGGAATGGCCAGGCGGATAGAAACCTTCTCGGAAATCACAGATCACTATGATGTGGTGCTCTGCGACGTCTGGGGCGTCGTTCACAATGGCGTTGATCCGTTCCCGAAGGCCGCAGCGGCCCTTCAGGCGGCGCGCAAGAGTGGTCTGGCGGTCGTGCTGATCACCAATTCTCCGCGCCTTTCCTGGCAGGTGGTCGAGCAGCTGCGTCACATCGGCGTTCCCGACAGCACCTATGACCGGATCGTTACGTCGGGTGACGTCACGCGCGGGCTGATTGCCGAAGGGCCGAAGACGGTCTTTCTGCTCGGTCCCGAGCGCGACAAGGCGCTTCTCGAAGGCATTGGCGTCGAGCGTCGACCGGCAGGCGAAGCGCAGTCGCTCGTCTGCACCGGCTTCTTCGATGATGAGACCGAGAAGCCGGAGGATTACACCGACATGCTTCTGGATTTCCAGGCGCGTGATGTGCCGATGATCTGCGCCAATCCCGACCTCGTCGTCGAGCGCGGCCACCGCATCATCCCCTGCGCCGGCGCCATGGCCGCCTATTACGAGCAGCTCGGCGGCAAGAGCCGCATCGCAGGCAAGCCGCACCGGCCGATCTACGAGGCGACGCTTGCGGCCGCCCGCGAGCTTCGCGGCGATTTCCCGACCGAGCGTGTGCTGGCGATCGGCGACGGCATGCCGACGGATGTGCGCGGCGCCTTGAATTACGGGCTCGACCTTCTCTACATCAGCGGGGGTATCCACGCCAAGGAATACACCCTCAACGGCGAGACCGACGAGGCAATCCTCAACGCCTATCTCGAACGCGAAAAGGCGACGCCGAGGTGGTGGATGCCGCGCCTTGCATAAAGAGAAGCCAGCCGATGACCGTCTTCCACCGCAATGAAACCCGGGATCCCTTGCCCGCCCATCTCAGAGGCGGGGTGATCGCCATCGGCAATTTCGACGGCGTACACCGCGGCCACCAGTCAGTGCTGAACCGCGCGCTGGAAATTTCCAAAGCGCGCGGCATTCCCGCCCTGGTATTGACCTTCGAGCCGCATCCGCGCACGGTCTTCCGGCCGCAGACGCCGGTCTTCCGCCTGACGCCGGCGCCCCTCAAGGCCCGGATCCTGGAAACGCTCGGTTTCAATGCCGTCATCGAATATCCTTTCGACTACGAATTCTCGCAGCGCTCGGCCGAGGATTTCATCCATTCGATCCTGAAAGACTGGCTCGGCGCTTCCGAAGTCGTCACCGGCGTTGATTTCCATTTCGGCCGCGGCCGCGAGGGCGGTCCGGCCTTCCTCATGAATGCCGGCCAGACCTATGGCTTCGGCGTCACCCTGATCGACGCTTTCCGTGACGAAAACGCCGACGTGGTTTCTTCGAGCCACATCCGTGCGCTCCTGAAGGACGGCAATGTCAGCGAAGTCGCCGGCATGCTGGGTTACCGCTATACTGTCGAGGCCGAAGTAATCGACGGCGAAAAGCTCGGCCGGCAGCTCGGTTTTCCCACAGCCAACATGCGCCTGCCGCCGGAAGCCGAACTCGCCGCCGGCATCTATGCCGTCCGCTTCCGCCTCCAGGACGGAACGCTCCATGATGCCGTCGCAAGCTATGGCCGCCGCCCGACGGTCACGGAAAACGGCGCGCCGTTGCTGGAAACCTATCTTTTCGACTTCGGCGGCGATCTCTACGGCCAGCTCTGCGCCGTGTCCTTCTTCGGCTATCTCAGGCCCGAGCTGAAATTCGACGGTCTCGATCCGCTCGTCGCCCAGATCAAGCGCGACGAGGAAGAGGCGAGGGCGCTGCTGGCGGGTGTCGTGCCGCTCGGCGAACTCGATCGGAAGCTCTGCTTTTCCTGAGCCACCGTTGATGTGGCTGACTTCGATTATTTCCGGCGCAGCGGAAATTGATCCGGATCGTTGGTCCATGGATCGAAAACTGCTGCGCCGGAGAAGCGCTTATCCTTGACATTCCGCGTGGCCAAATAGAGATTGTGCTCGATTGCAGTGACGGCCAACATCGTGTCGATGACCGGCGGCGTGTGTCCGGTTCGCAGTTTTACGCGCCCTGAAACAGAACCCCAATGCCTGACGGCCTTGTCGCTCAACGAGAGAATACGCTGGGAGAACCGCTCCTCCAGAGCATCGCGCGCAGCTATATAGCGATAGCGGTTCTGGTCGTCTTCAGGCAGATTTTCGATGCCTTTGTCATATTCCGCCAGAGTGAGGACGCTGATGAACATCTGCTCCTCATCCTGAGCGGCAGCCCAGGATTTGACGGAGGGTGCGCCATTCGGATTGATCAGCGCTGCAATGACATTCGTGTCGAGCAGCCATCCGATCACAGCTCGACATCCCGGCCGTAATCTCTCTCCCGTTCGATGTCGAGTTCCTTAAGGGCAAGGCTCTCCATGAAGTCGACCAAAGGCTTCTTCGGTTCGGCCTTGATCAACTGCTCGAGCTCCTCGACGCTGATGATCACGACGCTGTCTTTGCCGCGAACAGTGACCCGTTGTGGCCCTTCGCTGCGGGCGCGGCGCACCACCTCGCTGAAGCGCGCCTTGGCGTCCTCGAGCTTCCAGCTTTGCTCTATGACTTTTCTCATGCCTTGGATCCTGAATGGAGACTGGTCAGATAGTCAGATCATAGCGCAGACCGCAAGCGTTTTCCAGCCCTTCGGTTCTTCGACGAGGGCGGGCGCCGGCGGCAGTTCCGGTCATCGATGCCGATTGCTCGCCTGCGAATTCTTCTCTTCCTTTTCCCTGTAAAAACGCCTATGAACCGGCGCTATGACGAAATTTCGGCTGGCGATCACGATACGAATTATCGGCCCGGCCTTCCGCGCGCGCTAAGCGGCCGGGAGGTCCGGGATTTCGGCGCTTGCGAGCAGGCGCTTCCGCCGCCACCTATTTTCATGTCCGTTGCGCCCTTCCTGGGCCGCCAGAAACGATTGTCACACATGACCGAAACAGCCGAAAAGATCGACTACTCGAAGACCCTCTACCTGCCTGAAACGGATTTCCCGATGCGCGCCGGCCTGCCGCAGAAGGAGCCGGAACTCGTCGCCCGCTGGCAGCAGATGGATCTCTACAAGAAGCTGCGCGCCTCTGCCGCCGGCCGCGAAAAATTCGTCCTGCACGACGGCCCGCCCTATGCCAACGGCAACATCCATATCGGCCATGCGCTGAACAAGATCCTCAAGGACGTCATCAACCGCTCGTTCCAGATGCGCGGCTACGACGCCAATTACGTGCCCGGCTGGGATTGCCACGGCCTGCCGATCGAATGGAAGATCGAGGAGGAAAACTATCGCGCCAAGGGCAAGGCCAAGCCTGACCTGACCGAGCCGTCGGCGATGATCGAATTCCGCCGCGAGTGCCGCGCCTATGCCGAAAAGTGGATCGCTGTCCAAGGCGGCGAGTTCCAGCGCCTCGGCATCGTTGGCGATTTCGAAAACCCGTACCTGACGATGAACTTCCACGCGGAAAGCCGGATCGCCGGCGAACTCCTGAAGATCGCCAAGAGCGGCCAGCTTTATCGCGGCTCCAAGCCGATCATGTGGTCGGTCGTCGAGCGCACCGCGCTGGCGGAAGCCGAAGTCGAGTATCACGACTATGAGAGCGACACGATCTGGGTGAAATTCCCGGTCGCGAAGGGCTCAGACGCGCTCAAGGACGCCTTCATCGTCATCTGGACCACCACGCCCTGGACGATCCCTGGCAACCGGGCGATTGCCTATTCCTCGCGCGTTGCCTACGGCCTTTACGAAGTGACGGCCGCCGAGAACGATTTCGGCCCACGCCCGGGTGAAAAGCTGATCTTTGCCGACAAGCTGGCTGAGGAGTCCTTCGCCAAGGCAAAGCTGCAGTACAAGCGTCTCGCCGATGTCACGGCTGCTGAACTCGCCGGGATCACCTGCGCGCATCCGCTCAAAGGTCTCGGAGACGGTTACGAGTTCGCCGTACCGCTGCTGGACGGCGATCACGTCACCGACGATGCCGGTACCGGTTTCGTGCACACCGCACCGAGCCATGGCCGCGAGGACTTTGACGTCTGGATGGCGCATGCCCGTGAGATCGAGGCGCGTGGTATCGAGACCAAGATCCCGTTCCCGGTCGACGACGGCGGCTTCTACACATCGGACGCTCCCGGCCTGGAAGGGGCGCGCGTCATCGACGACAACGGCAAGAAGGGCGATGCCAACGACCGCGTCATCAAGGCGCTGATCGAGCGCAACGCGCTCTTTGCCCGTGGCCGTCTGAAGCACCAGTATCCGCATTCCTGGCGCTCCAAGAAGCCGGTCATTTTCCGCAACACGCCGCAGTGGTTCGTCTATATGGACAAGACGCTGCCCGACGGAACGACGCTGCGCGCCCGTGCGCTGAGCGCGATCGACGACACGCGTTTTGTGCCGGCTGCCGGCCAGAACCGTCTGCGCGCCATGATCGAGCAGCGCCCGGACTGGGTGCTGTCCCGCCAGCGAGCCTGGGGCGTGCCGATCTGCGTCTTCGTCGACGAGCATGGCGAGGTTCTCAAGGACGATGCCGTCAACCAGCGCATCCTCGATGCTTTCGATGCCGAAGGCGCCGATGCCTGGTTTGCCGAAGGCGCCAAGGAACGGTTCCTCGGCAACGAGCATGATCCGGCCAATTGGTCGCAGGTCATGGATATTCTCGACGTCTGGTTCGACTCGGGCTCGACCCATACCTTCACGCTGGAGGACCGCCCCGACCTGAAATGGCCGGCCGATCTCTATCTCGAGGGCTCTGACCAGCATCGCGGCTGGTTCCATTCCTCGCTCCTGGAATCGGCGGCGACGCGTGGCCGCGCTCCTTACGACACCGTCCTCACCCATGGCTTCACCATGGACGAGAAGGGCGAGAAGATGTCGAAGTCGAAGGGCAACGTCACGGCACCTCAGGAAGTGATGAAGGATGCCGGCGCCGATATCCTGCGTCTCTGGGTCATGACCTCTGACTATGCGGATGACCTGCGCGTCGGCAAGACGATCATCCAGACGAATGTCGATGCCTATCGTAAGCTGCGCAACACCATCCGCTGGATGCTGGGCACGCTGGCGCACGACAAGGGCGAGGTCATCGCGCTTGCCGATCTGCCGGAGCTGGAGCAGCTGATGCTGCATCGCCTCTCCGAGCTCGATCAGCTCGTGCGGGAGAACTACGACGCCTTCGACTTCAAGAAGATCGCCCGTGCACTGATCGATTTTGCCAATGTCGAGCTTTCGGCCTTCTACTTTGACGTCCGCAAGGATGCGCTCTACTGCGATGCGCCCTCCAGCCTTCGCCGCCGTTCGGCGCTCTATGTCATCCGCATGATCTTCGACTGCATGGTGACCTGGCTTGCGCCGATGCTCCCCTTCACGACGGAAGAGGCATGGCTCTCGCGCAATCCCTCGGCCGTCTCGGTGCATCTTGAGCAGTTCGCCCCGGTCGCCAAGGAATGGCGCAACGACGCGCTGGCCGAAAAGTGGAAGAAGATCCGCGCGATCCGCAGCGTCGTCACCGGCGCGCT from Rhizobium sp. Pop5 includes these protein-coding regions:
- a CDS encoding type II toxin-antitoxin system VapC family toxin; the encoded protein is MIGWLLDTNVIAALINPNGAPSVKSWAAAQDEEQMFISVLTLAEYDKGIENLPEDDQNRYRYIAARDALEERFSQRILSLSDKAVRHWGSVSGRVKLRTGHTPPVIDTMLAVTAIEHNLYLATRNVKDKRFSGAAVFDPWTNDPDQFPLRRK
- a CDS encoding type II toxin-antitoxin system prevent-host-death family antitoxin, whose protein sequence is MRKVIEQSWKLEDAKARFSEVVRRARSEGPQRVTVRGKDSVVIISVEELEQLIKAEPKKPLVDFMESLALKELDIERERDYGRDVEL
- the groES gene encoding co-chaperone GroES, giving the protein MASTNFRPLHDRVVVRRVESEEKTKGGIIIPDTAKEKPQEGEIVAVGSGARDESGKVVALDVKAGDRVLFGKWSGTEVKINGEDLLIMKEADIMGIIG
- the ileS gene encoding isoleucine--tRNA ligase translates to MTETAEKIDYSKTLYLPETDFPMRAGLPQKEPELVARWQQMDLYKKLRASAAGREKFVLHDGPPYANGNIHIGHALNKILKDVINRSFQMRGYDANYVPGWDCHGLPIEWKIEEENYRAKGKAKPDLTEPSAMIEFRRECRAYAEKWIAVQGGEFQRLGIVGDFENPYLTMNFHAESRIAGELLKIAKSGQLYRGSKPIMWSVVERTALAEAEVEYHDYESDTIWVKFPVAKGSDALKDAFIVIWTTTPWTIPGNRAIAYSSRVAYGLYEVTAAENDFGPRPGEKLIFADKLAEESFAKAKLQYKRLADVTAAELAGITCAHPLKGLGDGYEFAVPLLDGDHVTDDAGTGFVHTAPSHGREDFDVWMAHAREIEARGIETKIPFPVDDGGFYTSDAPGLEGARVIDDNGKKGDANDRVIKALIERNALFARGRLKHQYPHSWRSKKPVIFRNTPQWFVYMDKTLPDGTTLRARALSAIDDTRFVPAAGQNRLRAMIEQRPDWVLSRQRAWGVPICVFVDEHGEVLKDDAVNQRILDAFDAEGADAWFAEGAKERFLGNEHDPANWSQVMDILDVWFDSGSTHTFTLEDRPDLKWPADLYLEGSDQHRGWFHSSLLESAATRGRAPYDTVLTHGFTMDEKGEKMSKSKGNVTAPQEVMKDAGADILRLWVMTSDYADDLRVGKTIIQTNVDAYRKLRNTIRWMLGTLAHDKGEVIALADLPELEQLMLHRLSELDQLVRENYDAFDFKKIARALIDFANVELSAFYFDVRKDALYCDAPSSLRRRSALYVIRMIFDCMVTWLAPMLPFTTEEAWLSRNPSAVSVHLEQFAPVAKEWRNDALAEKWKKIRAIRSVVTGALEIERKDKRIGSSLEAAPIVHVADAELRKALEGQDFSEVCITSGITIETSAGPADAFRLSEVPEVAVVPKLAEGVKCARSWRITTDVGSDPEYPDVSARDAAALRELGIQA
- a CDS encoding bifunctional riboflavin kinase/FAD synthetase: MTVFHRNETRDPLPAHLRGGVIAIGNFDGVHRGHQSVLNRALEISKARGIPALVLTFEPHPRTVFRPQTPVFRLTPAPLKARILETLGFNAVIEYPFDYEFSQRSAEDFIHSILKDWLGASEVVTGVDFHFGRGREGGPAFLMNAGQTYGFGVTLIDAFRDENADVVSSSHIRALLKDGNVSEVAGMLGYRYTVEAEVIDGEKLGRQLGFPTANMRLPPEAELAAGIYAVRFRLQDGTLHDAVASYGRRPTVTENGAPLLETYLFDFGGDLYGQLCAVSFFGYLRPELKFDGLDPLVAQIKRDEEEARALLAGVVPLGELDRKLCFS
- a CDS encoding DUF4279 domain-containing protein, with the protein product MTKSKVIGSVSVYFHGDNLDPASVTQFLGVNPEAQWKAGEERSLASGATARARTGMWTLSAALSNYDVSEALNRLVNALGRNFPGVLSLPGIESGYADIFVCISRDMSDAGYTVKLHNTDIASVSDAGLDIQLTVSVDED
- a CDS encoding TIGR01459 family HAD-type hydrolase, producing the protein MARRIETFSEITDHYDVVLCDVWGVVHNGVDPFPKAAAALQAARKSGLAVVLITNSPRLSWQVVEQLRHIGVPDSTYDRIVTSGDVTRGLIAEGPKTVFLLGPERDKALLEGIGVERRPAGEAQSLVCTGFFDDETEKPEDYTDMLLDFQARDVPMICANPDLVVERGHRIIPCAGAMAAYYEQLGGKSRIAGKPHRPIYEATLAAARELRGDFPTERVLAIGDGMPTDVRGALNYGLDLLYISGGIHAKEYTLNGETDEAILNAYLEREKATPRWWMPRLA
- the groL gene encoding chaperonin GroEL (60 kDa chaperone family; promotes refolding of misfolded polypeptides especially under stressful conditions; forms two stacked rings of heptamers to form a barrel-shaped 14mer; ends can be capped by GroES; misfolded proteins enter the barrel where they are refolded when GroES binds), whose product is MAAKEIKFGRTAREKMLRGVDILADAVKVTLGPKGRNVIIDKSFGAPRITKDGVSVAKEIELEDKFENMGAQMVREVASKTNDIAGDGTTTATVLAQAIVREGAKAVAAGMNPMDLKRGIDLAVAEVVKDLQAKAKKINTSEEVAQVGTISANGERQVGLDIAEAMQKVGNEGVITVEEAKTAETELEVVEGMQFDRGYLSPYFVTNPEKMIADLEDVFILLHEKKLSNLQSMLPVLEAVVQTGKPLLIIAEDVEGEALATLVVNKLRGGLKIAAVKAPGFGDRRKAMLEDIAILTGGTVISEDLGIKLESVTLDMLGRAKKVSISKENTTIVDGSGAKSDIEGRVAQIKAQIEETTSDYDREKLQERLAKLAGGVAVIRVGGSTEVEVKEKKDRIDDALNATRAAVQEGIVPGGGVALLRSSVKITSKGINDDQEAGINIVRRALQAPARQIAENAGDEASIVIGKILDKDQDNWGYNAQTGEYGDMIGMGIIDPVKVVRTALQDAASVASLLITTEAMIAELPKKDAPAMPGGMGGMGGMDMM